From Synoicihabitans lomoniglobus, the proteins below share one genomic window:
- a CDS encoding endonuclease/exonuclease/phosphatase family protein encodes MKPFRFLQFNMQFGQVWDAADPDNAPIDLEVAIAEMKRHDADIITLQEVERAQPGGAQIDPPPNLARIRAALPDYDCFFSYPRQDERELPFGIGLAILSRTPLTETERHEIPSPPVEFEFMGETKTPTDRLLIGARTQIGGREVTILNTHLLAFFMLRSSSGTHGSQRQQIQDLLARAQGPTLLAGDFNVSAHAELVAQYGKVGFRTVQQTEVTWLRRPYVLDHIFYNEGLHCVGHQVVPSTASDHLPVVADLSFVE; translated from the coding sequence ATGAAGCCGTTTCGATTTCTTCAGTTCAACATGCAGTTCGGTCAGGTTTGGGATGCGGCCGATCCGGACAACGCGCCCATTGATCTCGAAGTAGCCATCGCGGAAATGAAACGGCATGACGCCGATATCATCACGTTGCAGGAGGTTGAGCGGGCTCAACCCGGTGGCGCGCAAATCGACCCTCCGCCCAATCTCGCCCGGATTCGAGCGGCCTTGCCGGACTACGACTGTTTTTTCAGCTACCCTCGACAGGACGAGCGGGAGCTGCCGTTCGGCATCGGTCTGGCGATATTGTCCCGCACCCCGCTCACGGAGACGGAGCGGCACGAGATACCTTCGCCGCCGGTGGAGTTTGAGTTCATGGGGGAAACCAAAACGCCCACCGATCGCCTGTTGATCGGAGCTCGCACCCAGATCGGCGGACGGGAAGTGACGATTTTGAACACCCATTTGCTGGCGTTTTTCATGCTGCGCAGCAGCAGCGGAACGCACGGCTCCCAGCGACAGCAAATCCAGGACCTGTTGGCGCGAGCCCAGGGACCGACGTTGCTGGCGGGGGATTTTAATGTGAGCGCGCACGCCGAACTCGTCGCGCAATACGGCAAGGTCGGTTTTCGCACCGTGCAGCAGACCGAGGTCACGTGGCTGCGACGTCCCTACGTGCTGGATCACATTTTTTATAACGAGGGATTGCACTGCGTGGGTCACCAAGTGGTCCCCTCCACCGCTTCGGATCATCTCCCGGTGGTCGCCGACCTCTCGTTCGTCGAGTGA
- a CDS encoding PadR family transcriptional regulator, whose product MSKLELLQGTLDLLVLRVLNAGPMHGFGIAQKIHLLSADALRIEEGSLYPALYRMERKAWIEAEWGVSENNRRAKFYRLTPTGRKQLATEEATWARLTSAVSQVLAKAD is encoded by the coding sequence ATGAGCAAACTCGAATTACTCCAAGGCACCCTCGATCTGCTGGTCTTGCGCGTGCTCAACGCCGGCCCGATGCACGGGTTTGGCATCGCCCAGAAAATCCATCTGTTATCGGCTGACGCGTTGCGCATCGAAGAAGGGTCGCTTTACCCGGCCCTCTATCGCATGGAGCGCAAGGCGTGGATCGAAGCCGAATGGGGCGTCTCGGAAAACAATCGTCGCGCCAAATTCTACCGCCTGACCCCCACCGGTCGTAAACAACTCGCGACTGAGGAGGCCACGTGGGCGCGCCTCACGAGCGCCGTCAGCCAGGTGTTGGCCAAGGCGGACTAA